Proteins encoded together in one Desulfuromonas acetexigens window:
- a CDS encoding acyl-CoA thioesterase has protein sequence MKKYTARLEFQVRDYECDMQGVVNNAVYQHYLEHARHEFLKTLGIDFAELTRRGINLVVVRAELDYKASLTSGDRFWVGTRLERISPVRFAFMQDIYREPDLKLALSGKVIGTALNERGRPKMPDEIARLLAAGEGMELVVPE, from the coding sequence ATGAAAAAATATACAGCACGGCTGGAGTTCCAGGTGCGGGACTATGAATGCGATATGCAGGGGGTGGTGAACAATGCGGTCTACCAGCATTATCTCGAACATGCCCGGCACGAATTCCTCAAGACACTGGGCATCGACTTCGCCGAACTGACCCGGCGCGGTATCAATCTGGTGGTGGTTCGCGCCGAACTCGACTACAAAGCCTCGCTCACCAGCGGCGACCGCTTCTGGGTCGGCACCCGCCTGGAACGCATCTCGCCGGTGCGTTTCGCTTTTATGCAGGACATCTACCGCGAACCGGATCTCAAACTGGCCCTTTCGGGAAAAGTCATCGGCACCGCCCTCAACGAACGGGGCCGCCCGAAAATGCCCGACGAAATCGCCCGGTTGCTGGCGGCGGGGGAGGGGATGGAGCTAGTCGTGCCGGAATAG
- the blaOXA gene encoding class D beta-lactamase, whose amino-acid sequence MKRWLLLWLLVTAFRAQAGDWQESPEVAALFTSAGVVGTFVLYDVAADRYVGHDRSRAQTRFIPASTFKIPHSLIGLAVGAVAHVDEIVPYTGLAQPFIESWGRDMGLRDAIALSNVPIYQELARRIGLERMGEHVRRLEYGNMAIGDQVDRFWLKGPLKISAVEQVLFLGKLAKGGLPYAATQQQSLRDILLLEQGPGWKLYGKTGWQNAPEPGVGWWVGWVEKGEQVYSFALNMDIRRESDAAKRMELGRASLVVLKVLE is encoded by the coding sequence ATGAAACGTTGGCTTCTACTGTGGCTGTTGGTAACGGCCTTCCGGGCGCAGGCTGGGGACTGGCAAGAGAGTCCCGAAGTTGCAGCTCTTTTCACCAGCGCCGGGGTGGTGGGCACCTTTGTTCTGTACGATGTGGCCGCCGACCGATATGTCGGCCATGATCGATCGCGGGCGCAAACCCGTTTCATTCCCGCATCGACTTTCAAAATTCCCCATTCTCTGATCGGTCTGGCTGTCGGCGCGGTGGCCCATGTCGATGAGATCGTGCCCTATACGGGGCTCGCGCAACCGTTCATCGAGTCCTGGGGCAGGGATATGGGCTTGCGCGACGCCATTGCCCTCTCCAACGTCCCTATCTATCAGGAACTTGCCCGGCGCATCGGTCTTGAACGCATGGGCGAGCATGTCAGGCGTCTGGAATACGGCAACATGGCGATTGGCGACCAAGTCGACCGGTTCTGGCTGAAGGGGCCGCTGAAGATCAGCGCCGTTGAGCAGGTTCTATTTCTCGGCAAATTAGCGAAGGGTGGATTGCCTTACGCAGCGACTCAGCAACAGAGCCTTCGTGACATTCTTCTTCTGGAGCAGGGGCCGGGTTGGAAGCTCTACGGCAAGACAGGTTGGCAGAACGCGCCCGAACCGGGTGTCGGCTGGTGGGTGGGCTGGGTGGAGAAGGGTGAGCAGGTCTATTCCTTCGCGCTGAATATGGACATCAGGCGGGAAAGTGATGCCGCCAAGAGGATGGAGTTGGGTAGAGCCAGTCTGGTCGTACTTAAAGTTCTGGAATGA